TGCAGAACATGGGCACCACCGTGATGTTCACGTCCCAGCACATGGAGGGAGCCTCCGACGACGACCTCCAGTTTCTGAGCGACGGGACGTTTCACCTCGACAATACCGAGCACGGGCGGACGGTCTCCGTCCCGAAACTTCGCGGGTCGGACGCCAGGCGGGGCCCACACTCGCTTCGAATTCGAGACGACGGCGTCGACGTGTTTCCCCGCCTCACGATTCCAGAGCAGGCCGCCGATGCTGGGTTGGGAACGGTCCAGTCCGGTGTTCCGGCGTTCGACGAACTATTGATGGGCGGTATCGACCGGGGGACGATCACCGTCATCAGCGGGCCGACCGGCGTTGGAAAGACGACGACCGGCGCCCAGTTCATGAAAGAGGCCGCTGGACGCGGTGAGCGGTCGGTCATCTACATGTTCGAGGAGACCAAGAAGACGTTCTTCACGCGAGCCGAGAACGTCAACATCCCGGTCACGAACATGGTCGAACACGGGACGCTCGCCGTCGAGGAAGTTGAACCGCTCAACCGCTCCGCCGAGGAGTTTGCACACGAGGTACGACGCGAGGTCGAGGAAAACGACACGAAGATCGTGATGATCGACGGCATCAACGGGTACCGACTCTCGCTGCGCGGCGAACGAGAACGGCTCATTCGAAAGCTTCACTCACTGGGTCGGTACCTGAAGTCCAGGGGAGTAACCGTGATCCTCGTCGAGGAGGTCGGGACAGTGACGAGTCAGTTCGAAGCGACCGACGTCGACATCAGCTACCTCTCCGACAACATCATCTTCCTACGGTACATCGAAGTCGATGGTGAAATGAAGAAAGTCATCGGTGTATTGAAAAAGCGTACGAGCGACTTCGAGCGGACGATGCGCGAGTTCGAGATCTCGAGTCACGGCATCAAGGTCGGCGAACCCCTCAGAAATCTCCAGGGCATTCTCAGCGGGATTCCAACACGAACCGACGAACGATCCAGCCACCCCGATTCAACCCTCTATCCAGGAGAATGACTCCATCGTCGACCGGTGAGAGACGGGCGGCGAGCGACGACGAGTCGGCCGTCACGCCCCGATCGCGAGTCTTGATGCTCGTCGATCACGATCAGAACCGGCAGTTGCTCGTCGACTGGTTAACGCCGAGATACGATGTCGTCGTCCCCGACGTCGTGGAGACAGTCGACGTATCCTTCGACCTCTGTATCGTCGACGAAGGGGCGTTCAGACGACTCGAGGAGTGGTGTACGTCCCGGAAGGAAGCCGTTCGCCCGACGTTCTTGCCGTACCTGCTGATCACGAATCGATCCCACACCCCAACTGCGTTGGACCGAAATTGTATCGACGCGGTCGTGTCGGTCCCGGTCAGGAAAGCCGAGTTGCGCGAGCAGATCGACGATCTCCTCTCTAAACGACGGGAGTCGGTCGTGCTCACCGAGCAAAAGCGACAGAGTCACGAGCGATTCCAGACGCTCTTTCACACGGCACCGGATCCGGCGTTCGTCTTCCGAGCCGACGGCCTCGTCCAGGAGGTCAATCGGGCGTTTTGCGCGAAGATGGGGCTCGAGCCCACCAAGGTCGTTGGCGAGCGGTTGCAGGACCTCGACGCGTTTTCGGACGACGTTCTCGAACAGCTTCGTCCGGTGGACGAGGCAGGGGACGAGGAACGCGAAGTTGCGTACCGAACCGTCGACGGTCGCCGTCGAATTGCGGAGGTCAACACCTCCAGGATCGACACCGAGGACGAACTCGAGGAGATCATCGGAACCTTTCGCGACGTAACCGAACAGCGCCGACAGAAACGCGAACTCGAGCGCCAGAACGAGCGCCTCGACGAGTTCGCGAGCATTCTCGCTCACGAGCTTCGAAATCCGCTCGGCATCGCCCAGATGTACCTCTCCATCGCACGAGAGAGCTACGAGACGGAGGATTTCGATCAGATCGACGACTCGCTCGAGCGGATGAGTGAGATGATCGACGAACTGCTCTCGCTCGCCAGAGAGGGCGAGACGCTCGATGTCACCGAACGGGTCCCGCTCGACGCGGTCGTCGACGACGCCTGGTCGCAGGTGGCTGCACCCGAGGCGACCCTCCGAACGGAGTCACTGTCCGGAACCGTCGAAGCGGACGTCGATCGGCTCGAGCGAGTGTTCGAGAACCTGTTTCGAAACGCCATCGAGCACGCGGCGGACGACGTGACGGTGCGGGTCGGATTGCTCGAAGACGGGCGGTCGGGCGTGTTCGTCGATGACGACGGCCCCGGCATCGACCCCGACGTCCGCGAAACGATTTTCGATTGGGGGTTCACGACCGGAGGCCAGGGGACCGGCCTCGGCCTCCCGATTGTCAAGCAGATCATCGAAGCACACGGGTGGGAGATCGAAGCGGTCGGCAGCGAGACCGGCGCGCGATTCGAGATTGACGGACTGTCCCTCTCGTGAGCAGGAACCCGCCTTCAATGCCAGACTCCAGGTCACGAGCGAGTGTCCAGGTGACGATGCGATGCGCTCGAGAACTTGCCTTTCAGATCTCGAGTGGCGTCGCCCCAGGTGAGTACCAATGTCTCTGTGTGACGCCGTGCGCGGTACAGTCCGAATGCGGTTCAGTCCGAATATGTGACAGAGACGAGTTCGACACAGGTCGTGAGTGAACTTCGCCGAACGGGACTTCCGTTTCGACGCAATCGAGACGACGGGCATTTCGACCGCGTCTGACTCATAGAGATACTGATGAGTAATACCCGGCCCGAGGCCTACCTATATATCTTACGGCCGTCCCGGGCAATTGCGGGGCAAACTCCTGAAAGCGCGTGAAATGGCACGAAAAACGCAAATTGCAAGCAACGTTTACGCCTCGGTAAGAACCGTTTACGTTTTCCAGGTATTGCCGCCACTGCTGTGGGTTTTGGATTCTGCAACAGTTTTCGAACGGCGGAAACGATTGTAGAGGTCAC
This region of Natronosalvus halobius genomic DNA includes:
- a CDS encoding ATP-binding protein, whose amino-acid sequence is MTPSSTGERRAASDDESAVTPRSRVLMLVDHDQNRQLLVDWLTPRYDVVVPDVVETVDVSFDLCIVDEGAFRRLEEWCTSRKEAVRPTFLPYLLITNRSHTPTALDRNCIDAVVSVPVRKAELREQIDDLLSKRRESVVLTEQKRQSHERFQTLFHTAPDPAFVFRADGLVQEVNRAFCAKMGLEPTKVVGERLQDLDAFSDDVLEQLRPVDEAGDEEREVAYRTVDGRRRIAEVNTSRIDTEDELEEIIGTFRDVTEQRRQKRELERQNERLDEFASILAHELRNPLGIAQMYLSIARESYETEDFDQIDDSLERMSEMIDELLSLAREGETLDVTERVPLDAVVDDAWSQVAAPEATLRTESLSGTVEADVDRLERVFENLFRNAIEHAADDVTVRVGLLEDGRSGVFVDDDGPGIDPDVRETIFDWGFTTGGQGTGLGLPIVKQIIEAHGWEIEAVGSETGARFEIDGLSLS
- a CDS encoding ATPase domain-containing protein codes for the protein MPSADRISTGITGLDTIIDGGLIPNRSYLLRGNPGTGKTMIGLHFLLAGAENGEDVLCINLEESTADIKRNAESVGLDLSAVEFLDMSPSSDLFRESQNYSIFSPDEVDQESFADEVTARIEEVEPSRVFIDPITRLRHLVPDEYQFRQQVISFMRFLQNMGTTVMFTSQHMEGASDDDLQFLSDGTFHLDNTEHGRTVSVPKLRGSDARRGPHSLRIRDDGVDVFPRLTIPEQAADAGLGTVQSGVPAFDELLMGGIDRGTITVISGPTGVGKTTTGAQFMKEAAGRGERSVIYMFEETKKTFFTRAENVNIPVTNMVEHGTLAVEEVEPLNRSAEEFAHEVRREVEENDTKIVMIDGINGYRLSLRGERERLIRKLHSLGRYLKSRGVTVILVEEVGTVTSQFEATDVDISYLSDNIIFLRYIEVDGEMKKVIGVLKKRTSDFERTMREFEISSHGIKVGEPLRNLQGILSGIPTRTDERSSHPDSTLYPGE